A genomic stretch from Alosa sapidissima isolate fAloSap1 chromosome 3, fAloSap1.pri, whole genome shotgun sequence includes:
- the emp2 gene encoding epithelial membrane protein 2, which produces MLVILAFIILFHIISAILLFIATINNAWWVAGPEKNPLYADLWYICNNTHCGPIPNSASTEAGYLQAVQATMILSTILCCVGFFVFILQLFRLKQGERFVFTAIIQLLSSLCVMVGASIYTAQRTSFQEKKLETGNYGYTFVLAWIAFPMTLISGLMYLVLRKRK; this is translated from the exons ATGTTGGTAATACTGGCCTTCATCATCCTCTTCCACATAATCTCTGCCATTCTTCTATTcatagcaacaataaacaat gCCTGGTGGGTTGCTGGACCAGAGAAGAATCCCCTCTATGCTGACCTGTGGTACATCTGCAATAACACGCATTGCGGACCCATACCAAACAGCGCATCCACTGAAGCAG GCTACCTCCAGGCTGTGCAGGCGACTATGATCCTGTCCACTATCTTGTGCTGTGTGGGCTTCTTCGTGTTCATCCTGCAGCTCTTCCGTCTGAAGCAGGGCGAGCGCTTTGTCTTCACTGCCATTATCCAGCTGCTGTCTT CACTGTGTGTGATGGTTGGAGCCTCCATCTACACGGCCCAGCGCACATCCTTCCAGGAAAAGAAGTTGGAGACGGGCAACTATGGCTACACCTTCGTCTTAGCCTGGATCGCCTTCCCCATGACTTTGATCAGTGGGCTGATGTATCTAGTTTTGAGGAAGCGCAAATAG